In one Micromonospora polyrhachis genomic region, the following are encoded:
- a CDS encoding glutamate--cysteine ligase, with protein sequence MGEDVGIQTFTREDRARHRQKVHACLDVFAEMLRAARFEFDRPLTGLEIELNLVDERSMPAMRNADALAAIADPSFQTELGQFNVEINVPPRQLAGRGTAEYEENVRASLNAAEEKARAVGTRMVMIGILPTLEAEHLTAQTLSANPRYAQLNEQIFAARGEDLQIRIDGVDRLETTADTITPEAACTSTQLHLQVSPAQFAAYWNAAQVVSGVQIALGANSPFLFGRELWRETRIPLFEQATDTRPEEIKAQGVRPRVWFGERWINSVFDLFEENVRYFPALLPVCDDEDPAQTLAQGGIPALSELRLHNGTVYRWNRPVYDVVDGRPHLRVENRVLPAGPTVVDTIANSAFYFGLVRTLAEAERPLWSRMSFSAAEENFHACARHGMAARVYWPHLGYLPVTELVLRRLLPMAQQGLAGWGLVTAERDRLLGIIEQRCLTGRNGASWQVATLRRLLDAGNMDRRAALREVLHRYIPLMHSNRPVHEWPVAG encoded by the coding sequence ATGGGCGAGGACGTCGGCATTCAGACCTTCACCCGAGAGGATCGGGCCAGGCACCGACAGAAGGTCCACGCCTGTCTCGACGTCTTCGCCGAGATGCTCCGGGCGGCACGGTTCGAGTTCGACCGGCCGCTGACCGGGCTGGAGATCGAGCTGAACCTGGTCGACGAGCGGTCGATGCCGGCAATGCGCAACGCGGACGCGCTCGCCGCCATCGCCGACCCGAGTTTCCAGACCGAACTCGGGCAGTTCAACGTCGAGATCAACGTGCCACCGCGACAGTTGGCCGGCCGGGGCACCGCCGAATACGAGGAGAATGTCCGCGCCAGCCTCAACGCAGCCGAGGAGAAGGCGCGCGCGGTCGGCACCCGAATGGTCATGATCGGCATCCTGCCGACGCTGGAGGCGGAACACCTGACCGCGCAGACCCTCTCAGCCAATCCGCGCTACGCACAGCTCAACGAGCAGATCTTCGCCGCTCGGGGCGAGGACCTACAGATCCGGATCGACGGGGTGGACCGGCTGGAGACGACAGCCGACACCATCACCCCGGAGGCAGCCTGCACCAGTACGCAACTCCATCTCCAGGTCAGCCCGGCGCAGTTCGCCGCGTACTGGAACGCCGCCCAGGTCGTCTCCGGGGTCCAGATCGCCCTCGGTGCCAACTCACCGTTCCTGTTCGGCCGGGAGCTGTGGCGAGAGACCCGCATCCCGCTGTTCGAACAGGCCACCGACACTCGGCCGGAGGAGATCAAGGCCCAGGGCGTACGGCCCCGGGTCTGGTTCGGCGAACGCTGGATCAACTCGGTGTTCGACCTGTTCGAGGAGAACGTCCGTTACTTCCCGGCCCTGCTGCCGGTCTGCGACGACGAAGATCCGGCGCAGACCCTCGCCCAGGGTGGGATCCCCGCCCTGTCCGAGTTACGCCTGCACAACGGCACGGTGTACCGGTGGAACCGACCGGTCTACGACGTGGTCGACGGCCGGCCCCATCTGCGGGTGGAGAACCGGGTGCTGCCAGCCGGCCCCACCGTGGTCGACACCATCGCCAACAGCGCCTTCTACTTCGGCCTGGTACGGACATTGGCCGAGGCCGAGCGTCCGCTCTGGTCGCGAATGTCGTTCAGCGCCGCTGAGGAGAACTTCCACGCCTGCGCCCGACACGGCATGGCCGCCCGGGTCTACTGGCCCCACCTGGGCTACCTACCGGTCACCGAGTTGGTGCTGCGCCGCCTGCTACCGATGGCCCAGCAGGGCCTGGCCGGGTGGGGGCTGGTCACCGCGGAACGGGATCGACTACTGGGCATCATCGAGCAGCGGTGCCTCACCGGGCGGAACGGGGCAAGTTGGCAGGTGGCGACGCTACGCCGGCTGCTGGATGCCGGAAACATGGACCGGCGAGCCGCCCTGCGCGAGGTGTTACACCGCTACATCCCGCTCATGCACAGCAACCGTCCGGTCCACGAGTGGCCGGTGGCCGGCTGA